The Candidatus Aegiribacteria sp. nucleotide sequence CGTCTTCTGGAACATCCGCCAGATAGTCAATATCGGCCATTCGATCTGTCGCCAGTATCAGAGCGTTTCTTTTGTCTGACAGCTCCATTCTTCCCAAAATGAAAAATTTCATGGAGAACAGGATTGCGGAGACAATCAGTATCAGGGCTATCGCTGGAAGCAACGCTTTCTGAAGGGAAAAATGATTTCTATTCATCATCCCCTGCCCCCCCACACCGGTGTTGATAAAACCATCCTGTCTCTATTCGAAGAACCAACTCTGAATGTATATGTATTGTCCAGAACGGGTTCCTCACCGGGTATACCTGTTGAAATTTCCAGTTCCACCAGAACGTCTTCGGATCCGGACGGATCCAGATACAGCAGCAGAGTTTCTTCTGAGATGACAGCTACATCAATTCCCCCCGAACCATTGAAATCCTCCGGAATGCCTCTGTCAATCGAGAATAAGCTCCGGTTCGAGGAATCGGAATTGACTATTTCAAGATTATCGTTTCTGTTACCAGTTAAAGTATTCCGATAAGAATAAATTCTTCCTTTGTACTCTTTGAGAACCGCGCTGTAACTATCAAGATTTTGAAAACCATTTATAAGATACTTCCTCCAGCGTATCTCCGAATCCTCATGATTCCATAGTCCTCCCAATCCTTGTCTGCCTTCGATATATCCCCATGCGATTAACTCAGCGGAATCTAATTCATCTTTAATAAGCATTCCTCTGGCCGAAGATATGCAGGCGAGACATCCCTGGCTTGCCCAAACCGTATCGTAATTCCCGTCAAGATCAAAATCTCCGAAAAAGACATCTTTAATCACAGGAGGATCGAGTATGAAAACCGCAGATCCATCAGGCGACGTTTCACCGTATATTCTTCCATCCGGCATAATCACAGGACATGTTCCGAATACAGAATACAGATATCTGGTTTCTCCGGTATCGAGTTCAATGGCAATCCCTGCGTTAAGTCCATCAGTTATAACAACTACAGGACCTGATTCTGTAAGGCCTGTGGTGATAACCGAATGTTCTGAAATCCCTAAATCCCCAAGAGAATAGGATGATGATGTGCCATCACCGGATATGGTGAAAAGAACATCAACCGTAGGGTTATCGCAGGCAAGGACACAGAGAGGTTCAATATTGGGCATGCACTCCTTTAAAATCCAGCTGTCCGGTATGGAACAAATCGCTATTGGAAAACCTGGTCTGTTCCTTACCGCATCCAGTTCTCTCAGATATACCAGAATACTGTCATCCGTATTTCCCGCAACCAGTAGACCACTGCGGGATGGAACAACTGATAATCCGGAAATCCCTGGAAACTCGTATCGAAGTGTTCTGCTTTCGACTGGTGCAGATTCAATAATCCGGAATTGCGATACCATTCCACCGGTTTCAACAGGCGGGATGGAATCCTCAGGAGATATCCTGCTGGAAGCATACATGAATTCGGCATATTCAACTGCTGCATCGTGTGATAATTCTGCCTGCGCCGATTTTTCCATCGTTTTCTGTCTTTCAGATACTTTCGAGACGTATCCGAATAGAAGTGATATAGAAAGCAGAACGGATGCGGAAGCAGCCGCGGTAAGGCCAAGAGCTGTTCCCATTGAAGTCTTGTTAAACGATCTGTCTTTTTTTCTTTTCATAACAATTAATATAGATGCAAGAAACTTACCATATCCGGAAAGATGAATATAGCCAATTTATTCACATATTTGTTACATATTATGACTAATTTAGCGCGGTGTATGCACGTTCTTTCACATCGCATGCAAGTGGATTACACTATTCTCCCAAGAAGGTCTGATTCTGTAGTCTCCTGAAGCTCTGCCCGTTTAATGGTATTTCTGGCATGTTCCAGCCCTACATAGAACCTCTCAGAATACAGTTCGTAGTCATCGCGCAGCCTCGGTGGTGTCATGTTCACAGTAATTACGTTCGCTCCTGCGTTGAAACACTTCAGCTGTCCATCCTCCCTCAACCGCTCGAAAGTACTGGTGGCAGGAATGAGAGTGTTCTTAAGGTACAGCCTCATGGCTGCGATGAACCGCAGCCCCAGGTCCACATTTCCTACCTGATGATCTTCAAGAGGCGTACCCCGGGCTGGAAGGAACACTGAAATACTTGACATTTCAACTTTCAGCTCCTTCATTAGAAACAGATCATCAACCAGTGAGTCTATCGTCTGCCCCGGCAGGCCCAGCAAAGGTCCGGAGCCAATGTGATACCCGTGTTTTCTAAGGGTCCGCAACCACTCAATTCTCTTCGAAAGGGTAAATCCAGGTTTCATCTTCGAGAAGAGGTCTGCATTGGAGGTTTCATGCTTCAATATGAATTTCCTCGCCCCCGCCCTGTACCATATATCGAGGTCATTCACATTATGAATACCCACACACAGCAAAACCATCATCCCCATCTCGGATATTCTACTGATTACGCTTCCAAGCCATTCCGCATTGTACTCTTCGCTCTCCGCAGCCTGCAGAAAGAAAGTTTTGATACCGTTTTTCCTTGCCCTCCGGGCAACGGAAACTATCTCGTCCGGTTCAAGTGTAAACCTTGGCGCTTCTGTGTTTTCAACACGCATGCCGCAGTACAGGCAACTGCACCTGCAGGTGTTCGCGAATTCTATAACAGCCCTGATGAAGGCTCTTTCTCCAAAATATTTCTTTCTTACTTCCCTTGCAGCTCCGTAAAGCAGGTCAGCTTCGGAATCGGATGACAGGAGAACAGCTTTCAGATCATCCTTCGCAAAACCATGATTCAAACATTTCTCAATCCAGTTATTATCAATTTTCAACAGTCGTTACGACCCTTCTTCAAGTCTCTTGCGCACCATTTCAAGAACCTCATCAATATCAGGTGCAATACCCGTCCATATTTCAAAGGATCTCGCAGCCTGATTCACAAGCATGACTTCCCCTGTATATACTTCCACCTGATTAACATGAAGATCGTTTCTCCAGTGCCAGTTTCTGTTGTAATTCATGTCAGCGAATATTCTGTTCTCAAGCAGTGATTTCTCCACCGGAAATGCATCATCGTTTTTCCATCCAAGTGTAGTTGCGTTCACCACAGTCCCGCCGTCAGTTCTTCTTAAAGCATCGTTAAGCTCATCCAGTTTCATAGCGGAGGAAAAGCCAGTCCAGTTCTCGGGATTCCTGCAGTATAACCCATATCGCAAATGCTTCTTGTGCATAACGTAATCTACTGCGCGGGCTGCGCCTCCGCTGCCAACAATGAAAAAAGGTTCGATAAGACCATTATCATCGATACAGCGGTCGAAACCGTAAATATCTGTGTTGTAACCGGCAATATGCCGGCCAACCGCTTTCA carries:
- a CDS encoding [FeFe] hydrogenase H-cluster radical SAM maturase HydE, whose translation is MKIDNNWIEKCLNHGFAKDDLKAVLLSSDSEADLLYGAAREVRKKYFGERAFIRAVIEFANTCRCSCLYCGMRVENTEAPRFTLEPDEIVSVARRARKNGIKTFFLQAAESEEYNAEWLGSVISRISEMGMMVLLCVGIHNVNDLDIWYRAGARKFILKHETSNADLFSKMKPGFTLSKRIEWLRTLRKHGYHIGSGPLLGLPGQTIDSLVDDLFLMKELKVEMSSISVFLPARGTPLEDHQVGNVDLGLRFIAAMRLYLKNTLIPATSTFERLREDGQLKCFNAGANVITVNMTPPRLRDDYELYSERFYVGLEHARNTIKRAELQETTESDLLGRIV